In Oryzias melastigma strain HK-1 linkage group LG6, ASM292280v2, whole genome shotgun sequence, the DNA window ATGGCACAACATATCCAGAGAGTATTACCCTAATAACGAAAGGCACtcttttaaaactgtaagaATGATGACCAGACCTGCAcgttttaaaccataaatattaaaaagtgatCTCAAATAGttatatttgtctgtgttaacaGTTACAGACTGTTTATCATTATAGCACAATACTGTCATCTTGTGGTGGTGCATTTTTCAGAACAGTTTTGTTTATAAGGATGTGAACAGTTGCAAGGAGATGTGGCTTTGTATTTTTGATAGTTCTATTTGAAAAATAAGCTATAATTTTAAAAGCTAcaatttcaacaattttttttaattataaagttaaaaatttgaGGTCCGAACATAATTGTTCCACTTTGTCTGTGATGTTTTGTAATAAAGTTTTCTGAGAAAACTACAAGTATTTAATGTGAATAGTTgcatcttcttttttaaactgtgctaaaacataaaataccccccccccccacagacacataatattattttaaaccgTTTTAGTATTTTAAGAGACACCAAtctataaattatatttaatctaaagtagaaaaaaaatgaatcaatagaTAACTTACAAGTAAACTCAAGTTCCCAACATCTTTCATTGTTCTTACGTAATCTTACTGTCCTTCTTTGACTGGGCAAAGCTAAAAAAGGGGGCGggtttatgttttatgaaaGAATAAACATCCGGTTTCAAAGTTTGCACCCTTCAGCATAAAAGCATGAAGGGTGAAACAATATACTGTATGTAATCAAATGTACTGTTCAACATAATTTGAAAGACTAAAATAATTTGCATAATTAAGACGTTTTACCAAGTtaattatgttcaaaataagcaatttttggttcatattttctaaattaagaTGCTTCCCTTTAATAGGGTTTCTTAATTCTGAAACAGGCAAGAATGCTGTTTTCTATTCTAACATTAAGGTTAAATATATGGGATCTACtatgaatacaaaataataaaatgacagaagttACCTACTTTAaggtcaaatttgaaaattaacccttaaacaaaatgtaaaagaatgcAACATTAAACATGATCAGAAAATCTTATTATTCTTAACCCTAGAGAACCCACGTCTGCCcctatctttcttttttttttcctttttattagtttttcaatctttttaattatcagtgttttgtttgcttgtttgtttatcttttttgtctgttataaTTGCTTAAAAgcttaatttattatttgttttttggctttcttggtatttattttaaagatcactCTAATTCTCTGaattatcaaaaaatgtaaatgtaaaaatgccttaacttacagattttttaaaataggcaCTACCAGCCAACGACTCAGTacattactattattttttatttttgcaaacctCTAAGCATACGGGTATTTTAAGTAATCTACGTATGAAGcgtttaaacacatttctatttCTGAACAGGAAATGcgtgcttttattgtgaagagtttaCCGGAATCAGTTATGGTTACTTGATGTGGACAAAATTGTAGCTACAATGTTGACTATGGGGTTTCAGGACATGAGTTTGTGTTAAATCGGGGTCAGACTTAGTTATATCAGCAGTTTGAAGAAGCTGCTTAACAGACAGAAATGTTCTGGACATTAGTAGCTCAGCGAGGATCCGGAAGTGTCCTCCGCCTCCGGTCTCTTGTTACAGCTTCCCGGTGTACTCTGCCGCATTCACGGTCATTCTCCAGCACCGTCCCCGCGACGTCCACCACACAGAGCGAGGCGAAGCCGCGTCCGGTGCGGCGGTGGTCCCTCTCCGTCAGCCCTTTCGTTAACGTCCGGACACACCTGGACTGCAGCATCTCCATCCGTCCTCTCGACCCTCACGCCTTCCCCGAGGCTGACCGAGCCTTCATCACCGTCCACGGTCCAGACTCCGAGCAGGAGGTCGGTTTGGACGACCTGCACGTCCACTATGACGAGGAGGTGAAAGAGTTAGtgatctcctctgaggggatGGACAGCACCGCGTTAGTTGAGATGGATGCCCCGATCAAAAGCAGTGAGTACTAAGCATCTATGCACAACAATGATGATGCACTTTCTAGTTTCCGTcccaaaatctgtttttctccttaGATCTCTTCATCACAGCTCGAGGAAAGGGGAACGTGCAAATCAGAAAGATGGAGTGTGACATCTGCAAAGTGGAAACAGAAAAGGGCAACTGTCTGTTGCACTCTATTAGGGTGAGTGATATTTActcttttatatataaaaaaaaaaaaactgaattcaaaTGTTCCTAGATGATCATAAAGTCATGGTCTGGCCTTTTtgggaaaaagcaaaaatgcagATTGGTGGAGGGGGTATCATGgtatggagtttttttttctcctggagCTGGGCTTGAACTTTTGAATGTTTCAGTATAGAGGTTCTTTCCCTACATAATTACTGAATCGACTCAATTTGAATCCCCAGTTTACAATTAGATCTAATGTTGAGGGTTTTTCTTGGgtcacatttatgttttaaacaattttcaCTTGGCATTAAAAACCTGACTTTTAATAATCTATTTAAATTGaccaaaagtcaaattttatttaataaaaaattgaatttttacataaaaaatattggaaatcAAAAAAGCAGATGGCTCTAAAGGAAacagtaaattatttaaaagaatcGATTGAGGATTATTTTATATCAGTTTGATTAtgattaatttatatttttaaatcctgCCTTTTTCAGCACGTGAAGACCTTTTGTTCACTTTCAGACATCTGTTGTTTTTGGGAGCAGTGTCGGGATTCGTGTTCCAACAAGAAGGAGATCAATAGAAAGATAccctttctaaaaaaatattttctttgggATGAAATGGAGTGAAGACTTTAAGTCTGTCCTTCAGTCTGATCTAAAAAATTAGTTTCTGGAAGAACAGTGAAACCTTATCATAAACACTCCCAAACCTTGAAGAACTGAAGCTATTATAGCTGCAAACATTGCATTGATGTCATGTTGATTCTTATGCATTAGCCAATCACATccaattagcattttttttctttaagttagGTCTCTGTAAATGTCATATATTCTGGATCACCAATCAGTGCGTCCTATGTCTGAGCATTTATAATTTTCACAttagtaaaaatctaaaaactgttGAGCTAAAAACGTCTTGATCTGTCAAGAACTTCTTTATCCTTGTTTCAtttgtagtcttttttttccatttcagggTCATGATGTTGAAGTTCAATCCCATGGAGGAAACGTTACAGGCACAAACACAATCCATGGAAACGTGGTCATCAGAACAGAAGGGGATGGTGTGAGTAAAGCGGCTTCGTGGTGATGCTCTCAGTGGTCATTAGGGGGCACCAGCATCCTTCAGCATCGATGCTCTCATCAATGCTGCTGAATGATGTTTCATTCTTCACCTgatgacttaaataaaaatgaccattATCTACCAGCATGTCTGatcaatctgtgtttttataggAGGTGAGCATCAAGAAACTCCAGGGCACCACGATGAACGTTTCCACTGAGTCTGGCTCTCTAAAGGTGAAGGCCATCTATGCTGAGTCGAGCTGCGTGTCTTCCTGCTCTGGGAGGGTTGAACTTGGGCACGCTCACGGTGAGCAAACGGCTGCATCACTTTCTCCTTATGCTGTGGACTCTGTGATTGAGTCAAACACGACTCTGAAACTGGAGTGTTCGTTATATCTTTCAAAATGACAACTAAACAAGAACAGATAAAACTACTGAATAATAAAAGATCCTAACAAGCTGTTTGgataaaaaatagtcaaaaaattaACATGCTGACCATGTATGCAAAATGATTCAGTGAAAGCGGATGCACTGTGGCAATACCTGATGGAAAGTGTCGAAAGCTGaacaacaaaatcaaactttatttataaaaagcggTTCTCAtgctttttacaaataaaactagaaaggttgcattacctgcgataatgctaatgtgaatggtttttactgaaagtagtcgctgaagatactgaagctttttgctgaaaatggtgacgcaatttactttaattattaaagggatttgctgaaaatacaaaagctatttgcaaaatattaaatttgcaaAAGCTGAAAGCATGCTGAAatttacctaaatttctgaaaatttgtagtaaatttGTAAAGCTTAAAGTCCTCAATTCgtgcaaattttgcaaaaatatttagccaaaaaaaaagctagcatgatgctcaAATAAGCTaatggctaaactccaaaatcgaATAaatttcctcagtaaaccaaattagtcaaaatgttgctaaaatagaagcttaactctaaattagcctaaaaaaaccccagaagataacaaattacccagaaacgctagcatgttgctacaatattagctaaactccaaattagcctaaaaaacctcagtagatgccaaatgaCCCAAATgagttagcataatgccaatataacagctcaatgccaattttttattactataaaagattaaaacacagctcatgaatacatttaaaggcttgttgctaatctacttcaaaaaacgtatttagaTGACCTAATCATTTATTTCATCTGGGCAGGGTTCGGCTATTTTGGTCATTATTTCAAATCTATAAAATTTATGataaccaaaaatacaagcagtaatgttctaaatgagctgaacgttttgacaccaagactgctgaaattgttgtgattgagtttttacgtgacATTTTCTCCAACTATTTTCTTagcaattcagttttttttttataaatctgaaGACTCAAACCAAACAGTCATAAAGTGATAGCTTGTCATTTTTCTGTGTCTAAAcgttaaaatattcaaaatcaaGACTCTAAAAAACAGTATGTCCCACAAAAGGATTTCCtgatatacatttaaaatacatacCGTTTAGAGTTAAAATCTCATCTTTATCAAATTTCTGCACAATTATAAGATTTTGACATCATTGATGTTAAAAGTGGGAAAAACTGCCAGCAGGGGGCaacaaaatgtttctaaatccCAAAACAGCTTAATTAAAGGAGtcacaggataaaaaaaaaaactacaaagaatatttgtgttaattgtagtttttattttcttattttacagtaattctggttttactttttacattgtCTTTTTGTGAAAATACTTAATCTATACAGATGTTTAATATTTGCATTTACGTCTTCTGACAGTTACAAATGTGGATTTGGTTGTATATTTGTTGGTTGTTTAGTATCAAGCTCGAAGGTAGACAGAAAATTTGATGGATATTGAACCATCAGTTTTTCACGTTTTTATTGGGTTTCTAACTCATAGTTTTGTGCATACTTATGGTTTGCTGCATGTTTGCTCATGTGTCAGAAGGCTAGAAGATCATTAGAAATCTCTCATGCAATCATAGTAGCACAACTGGAAACAGTTTGGCTGTTTAGAGAAACAATAAAAGGTTGAGTATCTGGAGCATCACATTTGTGGGGTCGATTAAACGCTCAAAAGTGCCCAGAAATGGAGAACTTTCATGTGAAACTCAACTGTCTATTGTTGTTCTTAGAGATGAAGGCTACTCTATGCAAGAAATTGCCAAAAAATTGAAGATTTTCTTCAATAGTGTGTACTACTTTCTtcagagaacagcacaaacaggccctAACTAGAGCAGAAAAGAATGTGAGAGACCCCACTGTACGACTGAACAAGAAGAGAAATCGTCTCCAGTTTGAGATGGAGATTTATGTCTCACAGGTCCTCAACTGACAGCTTCATTAAACTACCCACAAAGCGCCATTGTCAACATAAAACGCCAGTGTCAACATCCATGGTGAAGGATGCTGGCCTTCagctaacaaaaaaatatgaatatggGCAAATTAGACAGAGGAAGATTGGAAAAAAGAGCTGTAGATGGACAAGTTTGTGGTTTTTGGATCACACAGAATTTGTGAGATGCTGGAACAGGGCCTGATGCCGTCTGTCAATCAAGGTAGGGGGAACATGATGGTGCTGGTAAAGGGGAACGTTTGCTCACTATTTAGAGAATCAGCTGGTATTCTGTCTGTAATGGAGTGGTCAGCAGTTACCAGACCTAAACCATATTGAACTGTTGTGGCAGTAGTTTAACCATACAGTCTGTAAGAAGTGCCCATTCAGCCAATCCAGCATGTGGGAGGGGCTAGAAAAGAGGTGTCAAATTTCTCAACAAACTAGAATGCCAAAAGTCAGCAATGCGGAAATTGCTGCAAATGGATGATTCTTTGACGAACGCaaaatttgaaggaaaaaaatattattttacataaatatgattatttcCAACCTTGTCAATATATTGACTATTTTTACTAATCATTGTAGAACTAATTTAGTaaataaaagtgcaacttttcatggaaaacacaaaattgtcTGGATGACACCAAAGTTTTGAACatctgtgtgtatatatatatttgaatgaaaacttacaaagtggatttaaattgacttttttctccagCTGTTCTtcaaaaggagatttttttcccccctttgaGCTCAGTTTTGTGCCCAGCTGCTTTACATTAGTTTGCTTGGTAAAGCTGGCCTGCAGGAAAAACCCTAAAAACCTCTGGGCTCACATCCAAACAGGCTTGATTTAAGTGCAATGTGCTCCCAATTGATCACAAATGTCCCGAGTATTTTTGCTTTGAGATAGGTATGAAAACAAGtgagctttaataaaaaaaataaaaaaacacccatTTGGCGTAGTGAGAACATCATTCTGAAGGAATTTTTATGGGTTGTTAATTAGGATGAGCCTGCCGTCATGGAAACTGAAGCAGCTTCATGATGAGTGTCTGTCACACAAGGCTTTTAGTGTCTTTTAGAAGTAATACCTGAAAATattgatgcttttttatttagtgtttttttttttttcctggaaggTAAAACTTTGGTGAAGAACGTCTCTGGAGACACCGTCATCGGTAAGCAGACTATCCTCTACTTGACCCCAGAATTTACAAAGAGTGATACGGTTCAATCTGAGCACTTTTACTTCAACAGATGGTTCAAATAGTTTCCTGAAGGTTTCGTCAAACACCGGAGGGATTGATGTTTACGTGGGAGATGGTGGCTCTGCTGAGCTCCACAGTCAGGAAGGTAACACAAGTTGCAGCTTTTACTCTGATGTTCTGCTTCGTATTCAAATTAGggatgtgaaattatttttttttacagaaaaaatgccCACAACGCCACAGCTATTATCTATTATATAAGGAATGATAAACGAGAGtttattatcataaattaatgggGTATGTGGAGGACAGTAAAACTGTCAACATGGATTATGGGATTAATGAGAggtttgtggtcaatatttttggattgcTAAGGAAAGGGTTTCctactgtttttatgtgttaaattgaGCGCTCTGGATcgaatat includes these proteins:
- the fam185a gene encoding protein FAM185A; the encoded protein is MFWTLVAQRGSGSVLRLRSLVTASRCTLPHSRSFSSTVPATSTTQSEAKPRPVRRWSLSVSPFVNVRTHLDCSISIRPLDPHAFPEADRAFITVHGPDSEQEVGLDDLHVHYDEEVKELVISSEGMDSTALVEMDAPIKSNLFITARGKGNVQIRKMECDICKVETEKGNCLLHSIRGHDVEVQSHGGNVTGTNTIHGNVVIRTEGDGEVSIKKLQGTTMNVSTESGSLKVKAIYAESSCVSSCSGRVELGHAHGKTLVKNVSGDTVIDGSNSFLKVSSNTGGIDVYVGDGGSAELHSQEGAVTVRVPSTLRVGVELHGTSVDVQDEIVVHGLKNTTDGLTTLRGYMNEEPPADQWIKAQADKSSVTLKMQSWFESLKLGS